In one Nocardioides luteus genomic region, the following are encoded:
- a CDS encoding ATP-binding protein produces MTRPLLARLHRAGPWFCSTAILLFVALSPVIFVTASGDQWIWRWILAGVPVVALTLWLTAMAYDRAPAESVEVAAESVEVDDESAVVAAESVDMDDETTVSSPTSADSGPTTEDSAPISTDSAGVAGRGGDAGMRVAVLSLSRKVQASAHRIQEESTRMVAKFPAEPDVLEAGMRVDHAAAQQARLAQSIATLCGEQPGQHWRDPLAIADVVRGAAGRITAYRRVRVEGDPPVAVQGAYVEPLIHLVAELLANATQSSPPATEVLVTIRSVRRGAALEIDDAGVGMDETNLAWMREIASGTRQVRLQDLGEIPQTGLAVVGTYVRRHGFRVDLTESVHGGLRVAVLVPEAMTTPLSPPTVEAEPRTPVSTPMPASLLAQAPKAPPASTTPAWPVHAAAKAPDPLAGLDKREPSLFTSDGLPQRRSKRGQRFATGQQPVGRVVPPRPEPTAEQAGAWMSSFLSAPATPATGTTIPHQAVDPTDGSTAAETDSAPENHWRNHDR; encoded by the coding sequence ATGACCCGACCACTCCTGGCCCGACTCCACCGAGCCGGTCCATGGTTCTGCAGTACCGCGATCCTTCTCTTCGTCGCGCTCTCCCCCGTCATCTTCGTCACCGCCTCCGGTGACCAGTGGATCTGGCGCTGGATCCTCGCCGGCGTACCCGTCGTCGCCCTCACCCTCTGGCTCACCGCGATGGCCTACGATCGCGCCCCCGCCGAATCGGTAGAAGTGGCGGCCGAATCGGTAGAAGTGGACGACGAGTCCGCTGTTGTTGCGGCCGAGTCCGTAGATATGGACGACGAAACGACAGTTTCGTCCCCCACAAGTGCGGACTCGGGCCCCACAACTGAGGACTCGGCCCCCATAAGTACGGACTCGGCTGGGGTGGCCGGACGGGGTGGCGACGCCGGGATGCGGGTGGCGGTGCTGTCGCTGTCGCGCAAGGTGCAGGCGTCGGCGCACCGGATCCAGGAGGAGTCGACGCGGATGGTGGCGAAGTTCCCGGCCGAGCCGGACGTGCTCGAGGCCGGGATGCGGGTCGACCACGCGGCGGCGCAGCAGGCGCGGCTGGCGCAGAGCATCGCCACGCTGTGCGGGGAGCAGCCCGGCCAGCACTGGCGCGACCCGCTCGCGATCGCCGACGTCGTACGCGGCGCGGCCGGCCGGATCACCGCCTACCGCCGCGTCCGGGTGGAGGGCGACCCTCCGGTCGCGGTCCAGGGGGCGTACGTCGAGCCCCTGATCCACCTCGTCGCCGAGCTCCTTGCCAACGCGACCCAGTCCTCACCGCCCGCGACCGAGGTGCTGGTCACCATCCGGTCCGTACGCCGCGGGGCGGCCCTGGAGATCGACGACGCGGGGGTCGGCATGGACGAGACCAACCTCGCCTGGATGCGTGAGATCGCCTCCGGCACCCGGCAGGTGCGCCTGCAGGACCTCGGCGAGATCCCGCAGACCGGCCTCGCGGTGGTCGGCACCTACGTCCGCCGCCACGGGTTCCGGGTCGACCTGACCGAGTCGGTCCACGGTGGCCTGCGGGTCGCCGTGCTCGTCCCCGAGGCGATGACCACCCCGCTGAGCCCCCCGACGGTCGAGGCGGAGCCGCGTACGCCGGTCTCGACCCCCATGCCCGCCTCGCTCCTGGCCCAGGCCCCGAAGGCGCCGCCGGCGTCGACGACGCCCGCCTGGCCGGTCCATGCCGCCGCGAAGGCCCCCGATCCTCTCGCCGGCCTCGACAAGCGGGAGCCGTCGCTGTTCACCTCCGACGGCCTGCCCCAGCGCCGCTCGAAGCGCGGCCAGCGCTTCGCGACCGGACAGCAACCGGTCGGCCGGGTCGTCCCGCCCCGCCCGGAGCCGACGGCCGAGCAGGCCGGCGCGTGGATGAGCAGCTTCCTCAGTGCCCCGGCCACACCCGCGACCGGCACGACCATCCCCCACCAGGCCGTCGATCCCACCGACGGCAGCACCGCCGCGGAGACCGATTCCGCACCCGAGAACCACTGGAGGAACCATGACCGATGA
- a CDS encoding ABC transporter ATP-binding protein, whose amino-acid sequence MGPGFGATGGAMGGGGIMRNLRADRTVLQRGLPKGTVKRVISYAGPHRALISAFLLFTVFDAALVVVTPLLTQRLIDDGVLAKNLSLVIWLAAAMALVAVVDMAFGVVSGWLSTRIGEGLIFDLRTQVFGHVQRQSLAFFTRAQTGALVSRLNTDVLGAQRAFTSTLSNSVSNLISVFVVGAAMLVLSWQVTLMCVALFPILFLTSRWVGRRLAGLTREQMDGNAALATTMTERFNVGGALLLKLFGRREEEDAAFAQRADVVRRLGIRIALLTRLFGATMQMVPALATALVYGFGGWMVIRGDVTLGTLTALGLLLVRLLGPLQALSNVRIDVMTALVSFDRVFEVLDLPSLIKEKPDAVEVPADAASVRFRHVAFTYPRSDEVSLASLETIARPESREVREVLSDIDFAAEPGEMVALVGPSGAGKSTITHLIARLYDVRSGSVEVGGLDVRDVTLESLEAAVGYVTQDAHMFHDTVRGNLLYARPGATDEEVWAALEAAQVAGVIKGLPDGLDTVVGDRGYRLSGGERQRLAIARLLLKAPHIVVLDEATAHLDSESEAAVQTALDAALAGRTSIVIAHRLSTIRAADRILVIEAGRVVESGTHESLLADGGLYAELYETQFRR is encoded by the coding sequence ATGGGTCCAGGCTTCGGTGCGACCGGCGGGGCGATGGGCGGCGGCGGGATCATGCGCAACCTGCGCGCCGACCGCACCGTGCTCCAACGAGGGTTGCCGAAGGGCACCGTCAAGCGCGTCATCTCCTACGCCGGACCCCACCGGGCTCTGATCAGTGCGTTCCTGCTGTTCACCGTCTTCGACGCCGCGCTCGTGGTGGTCACCCCGCTGCTGACCCAGCGCCTCATCGACGACGGCGTGCTCGCCAAGAACCTCTCGCTCGTGATCTGGCTGGCCGCGGCGATGGCGCTGGTGGCGGTGGTCGACATGGCTTTCGGGGTGGTCTCGGGCTGGCTCTCGACACGGATCGGTGAAGGCCTCATCTTCGACCTGCGCACCCAGGTCTTCGGCCATGTCCAGCGCCAGTCGCTGGCCTTCTTCACCCGCGCCCAGACCGGTGCGCTGGTGAGCCGCCTCAACACCGACGTGCTCGGCGCCCAGCGGGCGTTCACCTCGACGCTGTCCAACAGCGTCTCCAACCTGATCTCGGTCTTCGTGGTCGGCGCGGCGATGCTGGTGCTCTCCTGGCAGGTGACGCTGATGTGCGTCGCGCTGTTCCCGATCCTGTTCCTGACCTCGCGCTGGGTCGGGCGCCGGCTGGCCGGGCTGACCCGCGAGCAGATGGACGGCAACGCGGCGCTGGCGACGACGATGACCGAGCGGTTCAACGTCGGTGGCGCCCTGCTGCTCAAGCTCTTCGGCCGTCGTGAGGAGGAGGATGCGGCGTTCGCGCAGCGTGCCGATGTCGTACGCCGCCTGGGGATCCGGATCGCGCTGCTGACCCGTCTGTTCGGGGCGACCATGCAGATGGTGCCGGCGCTGGCGACCGCGCTGGTCTACGGCTTCGGCGGCTGGATGGTGATCCGCGGCGACGTCACGCTCGGCACCCTGACCGCGCTCGGTCTGCTCCTGGTGAGGCTGCTGGGGCCGCTGCAGGCGCTCTCCAACGTACGCATCGACGTGATGACCGCGCTGGTCAGCTTCGACCGCGTCTTCGAGGTCCTCGACCTGCCCTCGCTGATCAAGGAGAAGCCGGACGCGGTCGAGGTGCCGGCCGACGCCGCGTCCGTGCGGTTCCGCCACGTCGCCTTCACCTACCCCCGCTCCGACGAGGTCTCGCTGGCGTCCCTGGAGACGATCGCGCGGCCGGAGAGCCGCGAGGTGCGCGAGGTGCTGTCCGACATCGACTTCGCCGCAGAGCCGGGCGAGATGGTCGCCCTGGTCGGCCCCTCCGGCGCCGGGAAGTCGACGATCACCCACTTGATCGCCCGGCTCTACGACGTACGCTCCGGCTCGGTCGAGGTCGGTGGTCTCGACGTGCGCGACGTGACCCTGGAGTCGCTCGAGGCCGCGGTCGGCTATGTCACCCAGGACGCCCACATGTTCCACGACACCGTCCGCGGCAACCTGCTCTACGCCCGCCCCGGCGCCACCGACGAGGAGGTCTGGGCGGCCCTCGAGGCGGCCCAGGTGGCCGGCGTCATCAAGGGACTTCCCGACGGGCTCGACACCGTCGTCGGCGACCGCGGCTACCGGCTCTCCGGCGGAGAGCGTCAGCGCCTCGCGATCGCCCGGCTCCTGCTGAAGGCGCCCCACATCGTGGTCCTCGACGAGGCCACCGCCCACCTCGACTCCGAGTCCGAGGCCGCGGTGCAGACCGCCCTGGACGCCGCGCTGGCGGGACGTACCTCCATCGTCATCGCGCACCGGCTCTCCACCATCCGCGCCGCCGACCGCATCCTCGTCATCGAGGCCGGCCGCGTCGTGGAGTCCGGCACCCACGAGTCGCTGCTCGCCGACGGCGGGCTCTACGCGGAGCTCTACGAGACGCAGTTCCGGCGCTAG
- a CDS encoding SURF1 family cytochrome oxidase biogenesis protein: protein MSSFRFLLSRRWAGFTVFVLILAYGTWWLGQWQFDRLEDRKASNQIVRANEHAEPAPVSDVLAEGTKVAEKDEWRRVTATGTYAVDDTIIWRYRTPDDAKGIDIIVPLVLADGTAVLVDRGWLQTESQEKFDDLPAPPTGEVTITGWVRADGTGDSTDVAQVDGYHATRALSSAQVAKVVDEPLLTGWLHLDTESPEPAVQLRRADLPELDNGPHFFYGLQWWFFGVLAIAGFFYLMYDERRTQSRDEPAPDDDASDGDDQLDERARKKAAKLAQKQAVKAAYQAAYEKERSGKS from the coding sequence GTGAGTTCGTTCCGTTTCCTGCTCAGCCGTCGCTGGGCCGGTTTCACGGTGTTCGTGCTGATCCTGGCCTACGGGACGTGGTGGCTGGGCCAGTGGCAGTTCGACCGTCTCGAGGACCGCAAGGCCAGCAACCAGATCGTCCGCGCCAACGAGCACGCCGAGCCCGCGCCGGTCTCCGACGTGCTGGCCGAGGGCACGAAGGTGGCCGAGAAGGACGAGTGGCGGCGGGTGACCGCCACCGGGACGTACGCGGTCGACGACACGATCATCTGGCGCTACCGCACCCCCGACGACGCCAAGGGGATCGACATCATCGTCCCGCTGGTGCTCGCCGACGGCACCGCGGTGCTGGTCGACCGCGGCTGGCTCCAGACCGAGTCGCAGGAGAAGTTCGACGATCTTCCGGCGCCGCCGACCGGCGAGGTCACCATCACCGGCTGGGTACGCGCCGACGGCACCGGCGACTCCACCGACGTCGCCCAGGTCGACGGCTACCACGCCACCCGCGCGCTCTCCTCGGCCCAGGTCGCGAAGGTGGTCGACGAGCCGCTGCTGACCGGCTGGCTCCACCTCGACACCGAGTCCCCCGAACCCGCTGTCCAGCTCCGCCGGGCCGACCTCCCCGAGCTCGACAACGGCCCCCACTTCTTCTACGGGCTCCAGTGGTGGTTCTTCGGCGTCCTCGCGATCGCCGGGTTCTTCTACCTGATGTACGACGAGCGGCGTACGCAGAGCCGGGACGAGCCTGCACCAGACGATGACGCCTCCGACGGCGATGACCAGCTCGACGAGCGCGCCCGCAAGAAGGCCGCCAAGCTGGCTCAGAAGCAGGCCGTGAAGGCGGCCTACCAGGCTGCGTACGAGAAGGAACGCAGCGGGAAGAGCTGA
- the moaA gene encoding GTP 3',8-cyclase MoaA → MTTSPTDQVQQRLVDRFGRVATDLRVSLTDRCNLRCTYCMPPEGLDWLPGDEVLTDDEVVRLIGVATGQLGVREVRFTGGEPLVRRGLVSIVARTREVAPDAELSITTNALGLARMAGSLAEAGLDRVNVSLDSIRQDTFAEITRRDRLHDVVAGLEAAAEAGLGPIKINAVLLRGVNDDQAAELLGWSVERGYELRFIEQMPLDAQHGWSRDTMVTADDTLAALSATFDLTPAEEPRGSAPAELFYVDGGPAKVGIIASVTRPFCGDCDRVRLTADGQVRDCLFARSESDLRTPLRAGASDADLAARWVTAMAGKRAGHGIDDLGFLQPDRPMSAIGG, encoded by the coding sequence ATGACGACCTCCCCGACAGATCAGGTCCAGCAGAGGCTGGTCGACCGGTTCGGCCGGGTCGCGACCGATCTGCGCGTCTCGCTGACCGATCGCTGCAACCTGCGCTGCACCTACTGCATGCCGCCGGAGGGGCTCGACTGGCTGCCCGGCGACGAGGTGCTCACCGACGACGAGGTCGTGCGGCTGATCGGTGTCGCCACCGGGCAGCTCGGGGTCCGCGAGGTGCGGTTCACCGGCGGGGAGCCGCTGGTCCGGCGCGGACTGGTCTCGATCGTCGCGCGCACCCGCGAGGTCGCTCCCGACGCCGAGCTCTCGATCACGACCAACGCGCTCGGTCTGGCCCGGATGGCCGGCTCGCTCGCGGAGGCCGGCCTCGACCGGGTCAACGTGTCCCTGGACTCGATCCGGCAGGACACGTTCGCGGAGATCACCCGTCGCGACCGGCTGCACGACGTCGTGGCCGGTCTCGAGGCCGCCGCGGAGGCCGGTCTGGGACCGATCAAGATCAACGCGGTCCTGCTACGAGGCGTCAACGACGACCAGGCCGCCGAGCTGCTCGGCTGGTCGGTCGAGCGCGGCTACGAGCTGCGGTTCATCGAGCAGATGCCCCTCGACGCCCAGCACGGATGGTCGCGCGACACGATGGTGACGGCCGACGACACCCTCGCCGCGCTGTCGGCGACGTTCGACCTGACCCCGGCCGAGGAGCCCCGCGGCAGCGCCCCCGCCGAGCTCTTCTACGTCGACGGCGGCCCGGCCAAGGTCGGCATCATCGCCTCCGTCACCCGCCCCTTCTGCGGCGACTGCGACCGGGTGCGTCTCACCGCCGACGGGCAGGTGCGCGACTGCCTGTTCGCACGCTCCGAGTCGGACCTGCGTACGCCGCTGCGTGCCGGCGCCTCCGACGCCGACCTCGCCGCGAGGTGGGTCACCGCGATGGCCGGCAAGCGCGCCGGTCACGGCATCGACGACCTCGGCTTCCTCCAGCCCGACCGTCCGATGTCCGCCATCGGCGGCTGA
- a CDS encoding nucleoside hydrolase, which translates to MNPIPVLLDCDPGHDDAIAILLALGDPRIDLLGITTTFGNCQVEKATYNAQRILALAERPDVPVATGAAAPLAGAAHIGDFIHGATGIDGPDLPEPLAPPVSVGAVDFLRTSLQDAPAPVTVVATGPITNVAVLLRDHPEVGPKIAEIVFMGGSTDRGNTTPAAEFNAYADPDALDVVLTSGLPIRMVGLNLSHQALATPDVVARMRAMDHPVGRACADLMGFFGGTYSDVFDFAAPPVHDPCTIAALIDPGLITWHKSFVAVETEGRWTRGATVVDLHGRLDEPPNAQVAIALDVEGYWELVLDALDRVGHPLAEK; encoded by the coding sequence ATGAACCCGATCCCTGTCCTCCTCGACTGCGACCCCGGACACGACGACGCGATCGCGATCCTGCTGGCGCTGGGCGACCCTCGTATCGACCTGCTCGGCATCACCACCACCTTCGGCAACTGCCAGGTGGAGAAGGCGACCTACAACGCCCAGCGGATCCTCGCCCTGGCCGAGCGACCCGACGTACCGGTCGCCACCGGCGCCGCCGCGCCCCTGGCCGGCGCGGCGCACATCGGCGACTTCATCCACGGCGCCACCGGGATCGACGGACCCGACCTTCCGGAGCCGCTCGCTCCCCCTGTCTCCGTCGGCGCGGTCGACTTCCTGCGTACGTCCCTCCAGGACGCCCCGGCCCCCGTCACCGTCGTCGCCACCGGCCCAATCACCAACGTCGCCGTGCTGCTGCGCGACCATCCCGAGGTCGGCCCGAAGATCGCCGAGATCGTCTTCATGGGCGGCTCGACCGACCGCGGCAACACCACCCCGGCCGCCGAGTTCAACGCCTACGCCGACCCCGACGCCCTCGACGTCGTCCTCACCAGCGGCCTCCCGATCCGGATGGTCGGGCTCAACCTGTCCCACCAGGCCCTGGCCACGCCGGACGTGGTCGCGCGGATGCGGGCCATGGACCACCCGGTGGGCCGGGCGTGCGCCGACCTGATGGGCTTCTTCGGCGGCACCTACTCCGACGTCTTCGACTTCGCCGCTCCCCCGGTGCACGACCCCTGCACCATCGCCGCGCTCATCGACCCCGGCCTGATCACCTGGCACAAGTCGTTCGTCGCCGTCGAGACCGAGGGCCGCTGGACCCGCGGCGCCACCGTCGTCGACCTCCACGGCCGCCTCGACGAGCCGCCCAACGCCCAGGTCGCGATCGCCCTCGACGTCGAGGGCTACTGGGAGCTCGTCCTGGACGCTCTCGACCGCGTCGGGCACCCCCTCGCCGAGAAGTGA
- a CDS encoding DUF3099 domain-containing protein: MSKAQPIRITTAGRSRAEDIAIRQKRYAISMSIRSLCFIGAVIAGLAGVTWLWPILIAAALILPYIAVVMANATNTKSDEMNLMDSPYGPRQLTSGREQQQLHQKGEDD; this comes from the coding sequence ATGTCCAAGGCGCAACCGATCAGGATCACGACGGCGGGGCGCAGCCGCGCCGAGGACATCGCGATCCGTCAGAAGCGCTACGCCATCTCGATGTCGATCCGCTCGCTCTGCTTCATCGGCGCCGTGATCGCCGGCCTGGCCGGCGTCACGTGGCTGTGGCCGATCCTGATCGCGGCCGCCCTGATCCTGCCCTACATCGCCGTGGTGATGGCCAACGCGACCAACACCAAGAGCGACGAGATGAACCTCATGGACTCGCCCTACGGCCCGCGCCAGCTCACCAGCGGACGCGAGCAGCAGCAGCTCCACCAGAAGGGTGAGGACGACTGA
- the fabG gene encoding 3-oxoacyl-ACP reductase FabG has product MTDSEDPTTQSPARAPRSVLVTGGSRGIGRAIAEAFVANGDKVAVTSRKGGAPEGALDLVCDITDPAAVEEAYAAAEAAHGPVEVLVANAGITKDTLVLRMSEDDFTSVIDTNLTASFRLAKRASKGMLRLRRGRIIFISSVVGLLGNPGQVNYAASKAGLVGMARSLARELGSRGITANVVAPGFVETEMTAVLTDEQQKAITDRVPLARYATPDEVASAVTWLADAGYVTGAVIPVDGGLGMGH; this is encoded by the coding sequence GTGACTGACAGTGAAGACCCCACAACGCAGAGCCCAGCGCGGGCACCCCGCTCGGTGCTCGTCACTGGTGGCAGCCGTGGCATCGGCCGGGCGATCGCGGAGGCCTTCGTGGCCAACGGCGACAAGGTCGCCGTGACCTCCCGCAAGGGCGGGGCGCCGGAGGGCGCCCTCGACCTGGTGTGCGACATCACCGACCCCGCCGCCGTCGAGGAGGCGTACGCCGCCGCCGAGGCCGCCCACGGACCGGTCGAGGTCCTGGTGGCCAATGCCGGGATCACCAAGGACACGCTCGTCCTCCGGATGTCGGAGGACGACTTCACCTCGGTGATCGACACCAACCTGACCGCGTCCTTCCGGCTCGCCAAGCGCGCCTCGAAGGGCATGCTGCGGCTGCGCCGCGGCCGGATCATCTTCATCTCCTCGGTCGTCGGCCTGTTGGGCAACCCGGGCCAGGTCAACTACGCGGCCTCGAAGGCCGGGCTGGTCGGGATGGCCCGCTCGCTCGCGCGTGAGCTCGGCTCGCGGGGGATCACCGCCAACGTGGTGGCGCCGGGGTTCGTGGAGACCGAGATGACCGCGGTGCTCACCGACGAGCAGCAGAAGGCGATCACGGACCGGGTCCCGCTGGCGCGCTACGCGACGCCGGACGAGGTGGCCTCGGCCGTGACGTGGTTGGCAGATGCGGGTTATGTGACCGGGGCCGTGATCCCGGTCGACGGCGGACTTGGAATGGGGCACTGA
- the fabI gene encoding enoyl-ACP reductase FabI yields MGLLDGKTVLVAGVTMDSSIGFAVAKVAQEQGARVLISNFGRALSITKRIAKRLPEEPPVLDLDVTNQEHLDGLADALRAEGVERLDGVVHSIAYGNPETLLGGKFLDGPWDDVSQAVQVSAYSLKSLAMATRPLLGPGSSIVGLTFDATIAWPAYDWMGVAKAALESTSRYLARDLGPDGIRCNLVSAGPLKTLAAKAIPGFEELDEGWGTRAPLGWDNTDQGPTAKAVCALISDFFPATTGEIVHVDGGYHSLGA; encoded by the coding sequence ATGGGTTTGTTGGACGGCAAGACTGTTCTCGTCGCGGGAGTCACGATGGACTCCTCGATCGGCTTCGCGGTGGCCAAGGTGGCCCAGGAGCAGGGCGCCCGCGTCCTGATCTCCAACTTCGGCCGCGCGCTGTCGATCACCAAGCGGATCGCGAAGCGGCTCCCCGAGGAGCCGCCGGTCCTCGACCTCGACGTCACCAACCAGGAGCACCTCGACGGCCTCGCCGACGCGCTCCGGGCCGAGGGCGTCGAGCGGCTCGACGGGGTCGTGCACTCGATCGCGTACGGCAACCCCGAGACGCTCCTCGGCGGCAAGTTCCTCGACGGCCCGTGGGACGACGTCTCCCAGGCCGTCCAGGTCAGCGCCTACTCGCTCAAGTCGCTCGCCATGGCCACCCGCCCGCTCCTGGGCCCGGGCTCGTCGATCGTGGGGCTGACCTTCGACGCGACGATCGCCTGGCCGGCGTACGACTGGATGGGTGTCGCCAAGGCAGCTCTCGAGTCGACCTCGCGCTACCTCGCCCGCGACCTCGGTCCCGACGGGATCCGCTGCAACCTGGTCTCCGCAGGCCCGCTCAAGACGCTCGCCGCGAAGGCGATCCCGGGCTTCGAGGAGCTCGACGAGGGCTGGGGCACCCGGGCGCCGCTGGGCTGGGACAACACCGACCAGGGCCCGACCGCCAAGGCCGTCTGCGCGCTGATCTCGGACTTCTTCCCGGCGACCACCGGCGAGATCGTCCACGTCGACGGGGGCTATCACTCGCTGGGGGCGTGA
- a CDS encoding SixA phosphatase family protein encodes MRTLVIMRHAKAESSAPTDYERQLTERGHADAVVAGEWLAEQGVDPDYVLVSAADRTTQTWEDVAVGASWDLTLAEYDQGLYAAGTSTALDLIREVDDGHTTVVVIGHNPTMFSLVQLLDDGEGDDEAGNQLALGFPTAAVAVLTYDGDWSELDEAEASVTAFHVARA; translated from the coding sequence ATGCGGACCCTTGTCATCATGCGGCACGCCAAGGCCGAGTCGTCGGCACCGACCGACTACGAGCGCCAGCTGACCGAGCGCGGTCATGCCGACGCGGTCGTGGCGGGCGAGTGGCTGGCCGAGCAGGGCGTGGACCCGGACTACGTCCTGGTCTCGGCAGCCGACCGCACCACCCAGACCTGGGAGGACGTCGCGGTGGGGGCGTCGTGGGACCTGACGCTGGCGGAGTACGACCAGGGTCTGTACGCCGCCGGCACCTCCACCGCCCTCGACCTGATCCGTGAGGTCGATGACGGCCACACCACGGTCGTGGTGATCGGCCACAACCCCACCATGTTCTCGCTGGTGCAGCTCCTCGACGACGGCGAGGGCGACGACGAGGCCGGCAACCAGCTCGCGCTGGGCTTCCCCACCGCCGCCGTCGCCGTGCTCACCTACGACGGCGACTGGTCCGAGCTCGACGAGGCCGAGGCCTCCGTCACCGCCTTCCACGTCGCCCGCGCCTGA
- the serB gene encoding phosphoserine phosphatase SerB: MTEEFDALERRPDTLLITLAGNDRPGLTSATLATLALAGVDVVDLEQIVLRARLVLGLLVTAPADAASTDALKHAIEETAHALDMTVEIEEGVGDTPREPADRARVTVLGLPLKAAALASVTRTIASAGGNIDRIIRLARYPVTAFDLHVSGASPDELRVTLSAEAAAQGVDIAVQPANLVRRGMRLIVMDVDSTLIDGEVIEMIAAHAGYEKEVASVTEAAMRGELDFEESLRGRVKYLKGVPATALDEVYAGLQLNPGARTMVRTLRRLGYRFAIVSGGFSQITDRLAADLGIHYARANELEIVDGVLTGEVVGEVVDRAGKARALREFAAEIGIPEAATVAIGDGANDLDMLAAAGLGIAYNAKPAVRSAAGTAINVPYLDTIMYLLGISREEIEAADAEAGIVTPAPPLL; encoded by the coding sequence ATGACCGAGGAATTCGACGCGCTCGAGCGCCGTCCCGACACCCTGCTGATCACCCTCGCCGGAAACGACCGACCCGGGCTGACCTCGGCCACCTTGGCGACGCTGGCGCTGGCGGGGGTCGACGTGGTCGACCTGGAGCAGATCGTGCTGCGCGCGCGGCTCGTGCTCGGCCTGCTGGTGACGGCGCCTGCCGACGCGGCGAGCACCGACGCGCTCAAGCACGCGATCGAGGAGACCGCCCACGCCCTCGACATGACCGTCGAGATCGAGGAGGGCGTCGGCGACACCCCGCGCGAGCCCGCCGACCGCGCCCGGGTCACGGTCCTCGGCCTGCCCCTGAAGGCCGCCGCGCTCGCGTCCGTGACGCGCACCATCGCCTCGGCCGGCGGCAACATCGACCGGATCATCCGGCTCGCCCGCTACCCGGTCACCGCCTTCGACCTGCACGTGAGCGGGGCCTCCCCCGACGAGCTGCGGGTGACGCTGTCCGCCGAGGCCGCCGCCCAGGGCGTCGACATCGCGGTGCAGCCCGCCAACCTGGTCCGCCGCGGCATGCGACTGATCGTCATGGACGTCGACTCGACGCTGATCGACGGGGAGGTGATCGAGATGATCGCCGCCCACGCGGGCTACGAGAAGGAGGTCGCCTCGGTCACCGAGGCGGCGATGCGCGGCGAGCTCGACTTCGAGGAGTCGCTCCGTGGCCGGGTGAAGTACCTGAAGGGCGTCCCCGCGACCGCGCTGGACGAGGTCTACGCCGGGCTGCAGCTCAACCCCGGCGCGCGGACGATGGTCCGCACCCTGCGCCGTCTCGGCTACCGCTTCGCCATCGTCTCGGGCGGGTTCTCCCAGATCACCGACCGGCTCGCGGCCGACCTCGGCATCCACTACGCCCGCGCCAACGAGCTCGAGATCGTCGACGGAGTCCTCACCGGTGAGGTGGTCGGCGAGGTCGTCGACCGTGCCGGCAAGGCCCGCGCGCTGCGCGAGTTCGCCGCCGAGATCGGCATCCCCGAGGCCGCCACCGTCGCGATCGGCGACGGCGCCAACGATCTCGACATGCTGGCCGCCGCCGGGCTCGGGATCGCCTACAACGCCAAGCCCGCGGTCCGCTCGGCCGCCGGGACCGCGATCAACGTCCCCTACCTCGACACGATCATGTATCTCCTCGGCATCTCCCGCGAGGAGATCGAGGCGGCCGACGCCGAGGCCGGGATCGTCACCCCCGCCCCTCCCCTGCTCTGA
- a CDS encoding ABC transporter ATP-binding protein — protein sequence MAAVLEFTDVTVRRGGNALLDSVSWVVEEDERWVILGHNGAGKTTLLQTAAAQLHPTSGVVKILGEQIGRIDVFELRPRIGLTSAALADRIPRHELVRDVVVSASYGVVGRWREHYDDLDHDRAQELLIEVGIKHLGERRFGTLSEGERKRVQLARALMVDPEMLLLDEPAAGLDLGGREDLVSTLSTLAYDPDSPATVLVSHHVEEIPPGFSHVLMMRSGRITAQGLIEDTLTAANLSKTFGMPLELETSEGRYWAKRRARHTR from the coding sequence ATGGCAGCCGTGCTGGAGTTCACCGACGTCACCGTACGCCGCGGAGGCAACGCCCTTCTCGACTCTGTGAGCTGGGTGGTCGAAGAGGATGAACGCTGGGTGATCCTGGGCCACAACGGCGCCGGCAAGACCACGCTGCTCCAGACCGCCGCCGCCCAGCTCCACCCGACCTCGGGCGTCGTGAAGATCCTCGGCGAGCAGATCGGCCGTATCGACGTCTTCGAGCTGCGCCCGCGCATCGGTCTCACCTCCGCCGCGCTGGCCGACCGGATCCCGCGTCACGAGCTCGTCCGCGACGTCGTGGTCAGCGCCTCCTACGGGGTCGTCGGCCGCTGGCGCGAGCACTACGACGACCTCGACCACGACCGCGCCCAGGAGCTGCTGATCGAGGTCGGCATCAAGCACCTCGGCGAGCGGAGGTTCGGCACCCTGTCCGAGGGCGAGCGCAAGCGGGTCCAGCTGGCCCGGGCGCTGATGGTCGACCCGGAGATGCTGCTGCTCGACGAGCCGGCCGCCGGTCTCGACCTGGGTGGTCGCGAGGACCTCGTCTCGACGCTCTCGACCCTTGCCTACGACCCCGACAGCCCGGCCACGGTGCTCGTCTCCCACCACGTCGAGGAGATCCCGCCGGGCTTCAGCCACGTCCTGATGATGCGGTCGGGCCGGATCACCGCCCAGGGGCTCATCGAGGACACCCTGACCGCGGCCAACCTCTCCAAGACCTTCGGCATGCCGCTCGAGCTGGAGACCAGCGAGGGCCGCTACTGGGCCAAGCGCCGGGCCCGCCACACCCGGTAG